The following are encoded together in the Triticum dicoccoides isolate Atlit2015 ecotype Zavitan chromosome 6B, WEW_v2.0, whole genome shotgun sequence genome:
- the LOC119320736 gene encoding RING-H2 finger protein ATL64-like, with protein sequence MGVDDGHGPRASTNGPPPLPCVGVVVVPGGFSREPAHAMPCSVAPSTGQMGDPSSYAVAGKLLVAAAGALAGVLLALVALHAYSGGRRRRSRDRLRLLHGLPSISGGAVHGGVAVAPSPRGLDPAVLRALPVVAAGDGAGDCAVCLAGLERREEARALPRCGHRFHVGCIDAWFRGNSTCPLCRADVQAPDDDAEAEVRVDVETGDAAVKGGAPATRRLSSGTDLDKTRRAFASTRSASF encoded by the coding sequence ATGGGCGTCGACGACGGCCACGGCCCACGCGCCAGCACCAATGGCCCGCCGCCGCTCCCATGCGTCGGCGTTGTAGTGGTCCCCGGGGGCTTCTCGAGAGAGCCAGCTCACGCGATGCCATGCTCCGTGGCGCCCAGTACCGGACAGATGGGGGATCCGTCGAGCTATGCCGTCGCCGGCAAGCTCCTGGTCGCCGCGGCCGGGGCGCTCGCGGGCGTCCTCCTGGCCCTCGTCGCGCTGCACGCGTACAGCGGCGGCCGTCGCCGGCGCTCGCGCGACCGCCTCCGTCTCCTCCACGGCCTGCCGTCCATCTCCGGCGGCGCCGTCCACGGCGGCGTGGCGGTGGCGCCTTCGCCGAGGGGGCTGGACCCCGCGGTGCTCCGCGCGCTCCCTGTGGTCGCCGCGGGCGACGGCGCCGGGGACTGCGCGGTGTGCCTCGCGGGGCTCGAGCGCCGGGAGGAGGCGCGCGCGCTGCCGCGGTGCGGCCACCGGTTCCACGTGGGGTGCATCGATGCGTGGTTCCGCGGGAACTCCACGTGCCCGCTGTGCCGCGCGGACGTCCAGGCGCCGGACGACGACGCCGAGGCCGAGGTGCGCGTAGACGTGGAGACGGGGGACGCCGCGGTCAAGGGCggtgcgccggcgacgaggaggctgtCGAGCGGCACGGATCTTGACAAGACGAGGCGGGCCTTTGCGTCCACCCGATCTGCTTCCTTCTGA